ggatgggtacacagactccacaggtaacatgctgctggatatgtgtgagaggcttaacttagttgtctgtaactctactgaaaagtgtgacgggatcataacatgggaggtagggggtcaacactcgacaatagattatgcgttgatgtcacataggatgtacgatagattaggagccatgattatagatgaacagggctccagaagtataggtagcgaccacaaacatatcaagttgagttttaagagggaaactaaagcacgaacgacgcgcgaggaaacgccagatgtgattttttactcagaagacgaagtggaaatagcggccaaacaaattgaagaggaaatatcagagagtactgaaactgattggacttacccaaagttaatgagactatttgagcgtgagctaggtaaggcgcgagtcaggaaaacaaggcaagggatacgaaaactaaagagctggtgggatgaagaggttaagaaggccataaagaaacgtcaggaagcctccagggaacacaggtattccaaaagtaagggagaacctgaagcagaagtagagaggaaatgggtaaactacataaaatgcaaaagggaagcatcttatttgatcaacgagaaaatcaagacaaaagggtcccaatggctgtcaaaaataagcaataaaaaagataaacaggcagctagaaaattctggcaacatctgaactccttgggtaataggacaagcctagagcagaggtatatagtaacagctcaaggtactcggttagaaggagaggcggcaatgaagcatataggaaccatgatgagggaaaaatttacaaaacagacaaatggtacatgcagtcggagagggatagcccggtcaacccactgctttcgcttggacaaaaagagtgggaaagtgcggagaagagggtaccaagtagcacatcggcaggccccgatggtattccaattatgttaataaagaaattgggcccgaaatctaagaaagcattgagggaggtggtgagcaaaatgctagtggatggtaaagtacctgacgaatggaggctaagtaggatgagaatgatatataagggaaagggggacaaagctgacataaataactaccggcctataacagtgacgtcagtggtttacagggtggttatgcagattataaaggacagactgcaggcatgcgtagagaacgagggggtacttggtgagctacaaaatgggttccggaagcataggaggctagaagacaatctgttctcgctaacacagtgcattgaaatagctcaaaaggaacacagacccctatggctggcttttttggacatcaagggagcctatgaaagtgtacttcaagagggcttgtggggcattctggaaactttaggagtgcaagatggagtaaccaatttcttaaaagatatctacaaaggtaaccgggtgattatacaatgggaaaagcaggtttcggagcctgtgatgattcggcgggggcttaggcaggggtgcccattgtcacctctgatgtttatgctgtacctacaaggtctagaggccaaaatacagcaaagcggactcggcttcaacctatcatttctcaagcaaggaaaattgattgaacagtcattaccaggactgatgtacgcggatgatattgtattaatggctgacagtgcagaagatctgcaggaattaatggacatatgtggtacagaaggagacaggttaggcttgaagttaatttagcaaagaaaaatcagcagtcatgatttttaatgataacatttacggcgagcataagatacaggaggccacgctggagatagtcgaaaaatacaagtaccttggggtgtggataaataatggcattgagtatctgacagagtacgaaaaatatctaacgactaaaggtaacagaagtgcagcgattatgaagagtagggcactgtggaaccacaataggtacgaggtagtacgagggatatggaagggggtaatggtaccaggcctgacttttgccaatgcagttctatgtattagaacagagacccggcaacagttggaaattaggcaacgtggtgtgggtaggctcgctctgggagcacatagcaagacaccaaatcttggagtgcagggggatctgggatggtcttctttcgagggcagagaggctagtagcaagatagcatttgaggagcgattgagaaaaatgggggaaattcggtgggctaggaaggttttcagttacttatacacgaggaatgttgacacgaagtggaggaagcgaactagaaaattgacaagcaaatacttgggcagtagcgggggaacaagtaaggaatcatctgtcaagaaaaaggttaaggaggcagagaagggtatgtggagtacagagatgcaaaccaaatcggcattggagacatacaggacgtttaagcaagaaatggccaaagaaaatatttacgataactctaagggaagctcattgttgttcgaagccaggacaggtgtactgaggactaaaacgtaccgagccagataccaggagatagatttggtgtgcgaggcgtgtagagaggaggaggaaacggcggaacacctgatacttgcttgtaaacaacttcaccctgcagttgaatctaacggggaactattcaaagccttgggttttaaagacagtgaaagtagaatagactttgaacaggtagaaataactaaacggaggctatctgattggtggacaatatcaacgcaaaagtaaaggagtaaatacataggtatgcatgcatattcGCGCTTTCCAGAAACGCTAGCGCCGCCGCGCGGATCTTTTCGGAAGCCGGGAGGGGGTGATGGATTTCTCGCTCACGCGGTTTCTGCAGCTGCGTTGGCGTACTTGTGCTCTTCGTCATGGAAGAAAACAGTCGACGAGCGAAGAGCAACCGCATGTGCAGTGTGCCACAATGCACAAATCGTGCAATTTCCGGAAAAGTGAGCCTGCACCACTTTCCAAAAGATAAAAAACGGAGGAAGTTGTGGGCGATCAAGCTCCGCATCGGGAAGCAAGTGAGCGAAGAAATGGTCGTATGTAGCGATCATTTTAACAAAGACGACTTCTTTTGGGGCCACCTTGGTGAGTAAGTGACTGTTGCGATGCTctcaatgatttcattttattcttgtgGTGAGCTGATTGTGAAATTTTGCCTTAAAGACGGGTTGAAGCCCTTACGAAAGCGGCTGAAAAGAAACGCCGTGCCTTCGCAAAAGATCCCTATGCGCTCCCACGAAGCAAGTGTGAGGCCTAGGGTTCCCCGAAGAAAGCCCCCCACAGATTCTCAAGGTAAGTTTAAGTACGCAAGTGTCACCGTTTATTAAATGTTCTGCctgcactcgcgctgtttcggtaaaTATTCCTCGACGGTGCCTGACGCTGCGTAGTGAGCATTTCACACTAGCGAACGTATTCTGCATCTGTTCTTAGTCGTTCTGTGTGAAAATCAAACAGGCGGTCAATGTGCAAGGCGTTCGCTACTTTTTTTGGCTGTAGTGAAAGTTGTGTACCGATCGGAGGTACTGCGCAAGCGTTTGtgatcttgtatttgttttgcttgGTCTTAAAGCATCTCTTCTATTGACCTAACAATGTTGCAGGAAACGAGGGCCAACAGGACGACGTATCTGAAGTCGTCATTAATGAAGATTGCGCATGCGAGCTTCCTGATAATTTGGAAGAAAGTGAATACAATGgtgagaattttttttccgaCCCTCGCACCCAAGTTTTGATGATGCATAGGCGTTACCGCATGTTTAAGTTTGCCGTTTCACCAAACAAGGCGAGTCCGGTTGTGCAACTGCAAAGGGCAATATATCGAGagtggtatcgccgaaagattttGGGCACCTAGATAAATACACGTTCTACTATTAAGAGACTAAGGCTTTTCTAATGTCACCTTAGGCAAGTAACCTACTGGAGTGACTCTGATGCAATagtgttctgtgtgtgtgaatgtttttttttctatgatctttctcactttttgtgcttttctttgtaatatttcgGCACCCCCCTTACCCTTTCACCTGTGCACCAGGTTAGCAAAGTGGATGTTTACCTTCCAGGTAACCTCCCTgccaacctccccgcctttcgcatctgatactttctctctctgctcttgaattttagagcaaaggcaagccagtgcaatgcatcttgttttattttgcCGTAGGACTGAATACACCGTGTTGTAGGACACTTCATTCACATGGTTTTATGAAGGATTTAGTTCACCATCATTGTATTGCAGACCCACCTGTGCAGGATTGGCTTCCCCCCCTTTCAAGCTCTTGCTCACGAACAACAGCAGGTAACTTTTTGCTTAAAACTGTACCAATTTCGCTctaaattttttcttgcgttacagaaCGAGACGCTGCAAGGGCACTTGTTGAACTTCAAGAGCTGGGCCACACACCTGAGCTAAACAAATCCGTTAAAGTGAACTCACTGGACTTCACACAAAAATTTTGGATTTCGGACGTGCTTCTTTCTGATGCTCACCTAAACACTTTGACTGGCGTACCTTCTCATGCACTTCTAAACAAGATTGTTTCACTCGTAGAGAAGTATGAGGCGGCAAATAGGATGGAAGCTTCTGTGagggacagagttattttggtgTTCATAGTTCTGAAACAGGCTATGTCATTTTCCTGTCTCAGTGTACTTTTTCAATGCAGCATTTCGTCCATACACAGATATTTTGCGCACACACTGCCTCTTGTTGCTGCAGTGCTGAAAGCTGCCATTGAGTGGCCTTCAAAGGAGGAAATTTTAAACAATATGCCTTCGCACTTTAAACAGTATCCGAGAGTGCGAGGTGTTGTAGATTGCACAGAAATCCCAGTTGAAAGATCTCGCTGTGTGAAATGTCAGCTACTGACATATTCACAATACAAGTCGACTTACACTGTAAAATTTCTCATATGTGTAAGTCCAGCTGGCACAATAACATTCATCAGTGAAGCATTTGGTGGACGAGCCTCAGACAAAGCCATTACAGCTGAGTGTGCAATACTGGAGAAGTTCGAGTCATTCACAGATGACATTATGGTCGATAGGGGTTTTTTCATTGATGACTTGTGCACTGCCCGTGCAATTGGCGTAATTCGGCCACCTTTTGCTAAAAAGGACTGCCAGTTTGACCGCAATGATGCCCTTAGGACAGCTGATATTGCTAGGGCACGGGTTCATGTAGAACGAGCAATACAACGAGTTAAAATATTTAAGCTCTTCAACTCAACTCTGTCCTGGGAAATGCTGCCTTATATCAATGAGCTGTTCACAGTTGCGTGTGGGCTAACTAACTTGTGCGCACCAATACTGGCTGATGATAAATTTCAGTAAGCACGCTTGCAAAGCTGACACAATTCATCCTCATCATTGCAatcctatattatgtccactgcaggacgaaggtctatcCCTGCGACtttccaattatccctgtcctgtgccagccgatttcaactagtgcctgcgaatttcttaatttcatcaccccagctaTACTTCTCCCGTActtgactgcgcttcctttctcttcgcacccattctgcaaccctaatggtctaccggttttctaacctacgcattacatgatgtGCCCAGCTCAAATTTTTCTAATAATGTCAATAAGTATATTCGGTAtctttgtttgctctctgatccacaccactatcttcctgtctcttaactatatgcctaacattcttcgttccatcgctctttgcgcgttcctcaACTTGTTCGCAAGCTTGTCAGTCTTCAcgtttctgcccatatgttagcaccggtagaatgcgctgattgtatacctttctttttaatgataatggtaagcttccagccaggatctggcatgtgctccaacccatttgtattcttttgccgcttttactataacttcgagattgctggtgccattaccctgcttatcttttagtgcatacatcttggtttgacctACGCCAAGCTTCCTTcaccgatttcatgctgcgtccatcttttacggcttttttcagtctttatcgcgttataatttcgaatcacttattttcgccttgttgatcagttttgacagtttcgcaaattctatcttatctcttgagttggacactttcattctttgtcgcttctttattaggccctttgttacttgggagagcttgcctactggttgccttggtgccttgcctcccacttcaattgctgcctctgaagccatcctcgtaacggtttcattcattagctctatgtcatcttcatctctgttctaaggctgcatatttgtttgcaactaccagcctgaattggtctgcttttacccttactgcatctagattggcttgtttcttcttgaccaattttaatctttccctgttcaaattgaggtgaatcctagccctcactaacctatcagTGTTGATCAGACACATATTGCTATGGTTAACGGAACACAAACTGGCGAATGTTAATGTTACTTTAACAGAACAATCTCTTTTGGTGTATTTTCCACTTAATTTGTGCGACATCATCAGCTGTTCAATTATACATACTGTCTATAGTATGCGCTGTTGGGTCAAATAGGCGTgatggttattttttttattttttcatcacttTGTCGTGTACATTGCAATGTGTGACTAAGTACAGTTGTGAACTTGTGGGCATTGCAACCACAAAGACGTGAAGAATGTGAACCGAGAGCAGGTGGCAAATATACGAGCATGCGAGAGCCTCGCATGTGGcatacatttatttgcagacaacctatacaaatggaagtgatgtgtacacaTTCAGTTAAGAGACATATGAAAGTTGAGAGGAGggcgaatatcaacattttctaacaaatagtaaatattgaatatcacatagcaaaacgcagacacacatttacaggaggaatgtttattgtggtatgtttataggtgtgatacgtgtactgacaagtaaaaaaaaaagcagccaagtATATCAGGTACAAAGGACCAGTTATAAACACAGAAGCACTAATTTTCAAGTAAAAAAGTACTTGTATTCGCTCAAGTACTTTAGAGTGACTGCAAACAAGCTCTTCAGGAATTATGAGCTGCTGTGTGACTAGCTTTTCgaagaatgcaaaataaatagttgcttaaaaaaaggatcaacagctttcttctcttttttgcaaCATGTGCACTGTAGACACTTGTAAAGGTGTCATTTGCAGAGAAAACATCACAGGTTGTAGAGTAAAAAATTAAACTCCATGACTAGACATCCAAAAGCACTAAATgacagaatacaagcaaaatttgcagctgGCCATTTATGCATATGCTGCAAAACCTAGAACCAAACTTGAACTCCTCATTTTGCTTCTTCGATGCTTCAAAAACTCTTGCCATTTCAGTTCTCacaatttgttttctttccttatcAGACATTGAACAGTAAATATAATTAACAATTGCTTAATTGCTGCTacatatattgcaattcacggcggccgcatttcgatggaagcgaaatgcgaaagcacccgtgtacttagattttcgtgtacgttaaagaaccccaggtggttgaaatttccggagtcctccagtatggcgtgcctcgtaatcagaaagtggttttgacacgtaaaaccccataatttaattttttaatatattgcaaTTCGTAAATATTACAAAGTACTGAATAGCTTTTCTTCTAAGTATCCCCCCTCCCACTGAATGGAAGtgatcaacaacgaaaaaaacctATGAACACCAACATACTTTCAAGCCTTGCTAATCTGCACAAGCTTAGGTAGTACCCTTTTGAAGTAGACATACTGCAGCCTGTCTACAAGTGCCTGAATATGCTCGGTGTCTCTCGGCACATGAATGACAAGGCTCTCAACTTTCGAATATACTATAAAATGACACAGATTCATGTTAAGGAGGAGCATGCCCAGTTGAACGTGGGAATAATACTTGTGAGCACGTCTCAATGCATAATTTTCTCCATCACACACAATAAATGCCAGCTTCTTAGCATTTACAAGGTCTTGTATGCTAGAGTGCTTGTCTAGAACAGGACACTTCACTTCCAGCAAGATGTTCGTTCCCCTCTGCTCACTTATTCCATCCGGGCTGTAGCCAAGCCAAGGAAcatctggaatgacgacgagtccCAGCTTGCTCACGCTTTCGTTATGAGTCTTCTCGTACTCTTCAAGTGCAAGAGGCTCGTTGTCTTTTCCATACATTGTggcttcatttcccttgaaaggctCCCTGCAGTACAGCCTGTCCAGCTTTGCTTCCCAACTGCGTGTACCTCTTTCTTCAAACGTGTAGAGTTCTCTGCAGATGCTtccagtaattcttttttttctttcgctgtgccaCAGAGTGGATGACTGATCAGTTGTCTCGCGGCATATTTCCCTAGCTTTGGCATAGGAGAGGCACACATTTTGAAGATAGAaactcttttcattttcattgagaTGTTCAAGAGTAAACCTTTTCAGTACTGTTTTTTCACCATCTAGCACCGATTCAAAAAACGAAAATTTTGTGTGCTCTCTCAAGTAGCAACCTTGTGTGAAAATTGTCGATGGCGCGGACTATGTTCAAATTGCTAGTGAAAGGGATTGACTTTCTTGCACGAGTTTTGTGTTTTGCCAGTGCAGAATTTGGTACTGCATCGATAAGTTCTTTCCTAATCAGGGCTTGAACATCTTCAGGGACACTTATTGGTTGAAGCTGCTCGACGTGGCAAAACAAACTAATTGGCCTTGGTTTGTAGATGCTGGCAGCACTGGCAAGTCCCCACTGTTGTTGCACATCCGTGCATGACAATGAATCCAGGGAAGTGGCACTTGTCCTGTACATCAAAATAAACATACCTTGCTGAAATACTCTGTGTATtggcttttttctgcatctttcaTATGATTCAAGAAAATGTTTCCTAACAGTGTCGCgatggggctagttggaattctaTGATGCAACTTGgtagtgcggaaaaaaaaatgagacagacgGGAACCATTTCAGTTTTGAGTTAGCGCTTGTGTACATTGGTTCCATTTTGTTTCATCCTTTGTTTC
The sequence above is a segment of the Dermacentor variabilis isolate Ectoservices chromosome 7, ASM5094787v1, whole genome shotgun sequence genome. Coding sequences within it:
- the LOC142588140 gene encoding uncharacterized protein LOC142588140, which codes for MVVCSDHFNKDDFFWGHLDGLKPLRKRLKRNAVPSQKIPMRSHEASVRPRVPRRKPPTDSQGNEGQQDDVSEVVINEDCACELPDNLEESEYNDPPVQDWLPPLSSSCSRTTAERDAARALVELQELGHTPELNKSVKC